The genomic segment TAGGTCTTGCCATAGGGATAGCGCACGGGCGGCAAGAGATAGATGTGCTTGCGCGGATCGGCTGGCTCATAGATCAGCGATGGCATGCCCGCGTAGCGATGCAGCTCGTCGTCTGGAATTTCAAAAAATGCCACCGTGCGGCCATTGACCTGCATCTCAAGCTTCTGCGGCAACAACCCCTCAGCAACGGAAAACCCGCCCGCCGCGACGATCACTTTCTCCGCCGTATAGACCTGGCCGGACGCGGTCGTCACCGTCGCAACACCGCCCTCTTCCCGCACGCTAACGGCAATGTCATCGATCCGCGTCACCCCGCGCTTTTCAGCACTGACGATCTGCGCCCGCACCATCTCACGCGGATTGACCCATCCGGCGTTGCGCCTCTCGAACACGCCTTCGCACCCACTCTCGAACGCAAAATAGGGAAAGCGATCCGCCAGCGCCACATCATCCAGAATCTCGGTTGCGACACCCAGCGTCTCCGCCGCTGCGCAAACATTCTCGATATAGTCAAAGCCGGTGCCGCGTTTCTTGCCAACAATCAGGCAACCAACCTCACCGTAAAATTCCACGCCGCTCTCACGCTCGATCTCGGCGTATCGGGCAATCGACCGATTGGCCAGCCGCGCCCAATCCGCATTGCCATCGATCGTGCGGGTAATACGCGCCGCATCATAATGGCTCGCAAAAACACCGGTATGGTTCTTGATATCCGCAGGCTCACGCGGGCCGATCAGCGCGACGCCATCCGTCTTTCCAGCCAGATGCCGCGCCGCAGCAGCCCCCATCATGCCCGCACCGACCACGATATATTTGAACTGTGTTGCCATGTTCGAGCTCACCGAGTTTCGATTCCGTTACAATGAGTTGTAGCTGCTTGGTGAATCGATTCCAGAGGTTTTGGGCTGAGATGATGGTTGAGAACAGTGGGTGTGGCTTACCCCCCTCTGTCCTGCCGGACATCTCCCCCACAGGTGGGGAGATTGAATCGCGGTTAGGTTTCGGCCATCTCGTACGTTGAGACTGGAGAGAAGTTAGTGCGCCCAGCCGATCTCCCTCCTTGTGGGGGAGATGCCTGGCAAGGCAGAGGGGGGTAAGCCACACCCGCCATCATCCAATGCAGCACCTCAAACAAAAACCGGCCCCACCTGCCCCGCAAAATTCTCTTCCGTCAGCTGTCCGTCCAGCAGTAACACCGCCCCCAATCGCCCGATCTCATCGGAAGACTTCGCCGAAACAAAGTTCCCACCCGTCAACACGGCAATGTTCGAAGACTGCGTATAGCCAATATAGGGATAACCCGTGCGGGTAATCGACGCGACGCAGGAGCCTGACGTGACCGGGCACCCCTCCAGCTTCGGCATAAGCTCGATAGCCCGCCGCTCCAGAAACGCCACCTCGCTCGCCGTGCCATCAGAGTGGAACCAGCGCACCGCCTCATCCAGCGTCTCCAGCCTGCTCTTCTCGCTCTCGCCGCCGATTTTCAGGTAGGTCTTGCCATCGGGATACAGCACGGGCGGCAGGATGTAGACGATGTCATCGGCATTTTCCGCCAGCACGATGGTCGATGGCATGCCCACGAAATCGCGCTGCTTCTGCTCGTCCAGTTCGAAAAACGCAATTGTGCGGCCCGTCGCTGCCATATCGACTTTCGATGGCAACAGATCGGCCATATTGGTGAAACCGCCCGCCGCGACGATCACCTTGTCCGCCGTATAGCGCTGGCCCTCGTTCGTGACCACCTCCACACCGGAGGCCGTGTCATCGATGCTCACCACAGTCTCGCGAATCAGCGTCGCACCTTGGCGTTCTGCAATTGCGACCTGCGCCTTTACCAGCGCGCGTGGATTGACATAACCGGCGTTGCGCGGCTCGAACCAGCCATCGTGATCATCGGGCAAAGAAAACATCGGGAAACGAGCCCCGATCTGCGAGGCAGCGTATTCCTCCACCGTAAGCCCCAGCCGGTCCCGCGCCGCCATGGCCCCCGCCACATAGTCTCCTCCAAGCCCTTTGCCGTTTCCGGTAAAGAGGCACCCCGTCTCGTGGTAAAAACGAATACCGCTCTTGGCTTCGATCTCGGCGTAACGGGCAATCGAGCGTTTCGCCAGTTCCGCCCAGACCGGATCGCCATCGAAACCGCGGGTAATACGGGCTTCATCGTAATGGCTGGAAAACACGCCGTTGTGGCTCTTGATATCGAGCGGCTCAGCAGGGCCGATCAAAGCCACGCCATCCGTTTGGGCCGAAAGATGGCGTGCCGCAGCAGCCCCCATCATGCCAGCACCGACGACGATATATTTGAAATCCGCCATTTTTCGCATCCCCACGGCCCTCGCCCAAACCCTTGGGCGGAAAAGACTTTTTTACAGCCGCGTAGACGTGCGTCTACTGGATTCCTGCGACGATCACAGGAATGACGGCGGTGGAATGCATCTAGCCTTCCAAAATCGCCTGCACCTTGCCGCAATAGCGCTTCGAAACCGGGTTCATCCGCGTAGCGCCATGGCCTGCATTGTAGCGCAGAATAGTGTCGCATACCTGCCCGCCACCTAGCTGGTGCGCGGTTGCCAGATATTGCATGCCCCAGCGTATGTTGGTTTCGGGATCATAAAGCGCTTTCGTCGTGCCGCGATAGCCCATCATCCTTGCCGTGGCGGGCTTGATCTGCATGAGACCAACCTCACCGGCACTGCCGCGTGCTTTAGGGTTGAACTTGCTTTCCACGGAAACGACGGCGTGGGCCAGATTGGTCGGCACGCCGTAGCGCTTGGCATATTTGACGATGAGATCGGAGTAGTTATTCTTCAGGCCGGTTGGAAGCGTCTTTTCGGGGATGGGATAGCCAGGCTTGCGGAAATAGGTTTCCAGAGTGACCGTCTTGGTCTTCACGTCGTCCTTGGCAAAAACAGGTCCGCTCTGTGCGGCAAGCATGGCAAGACAAGCCGAAACAGCAACAATCATTCTTCTCATTAGTATAAATGGTCTCCGACCGTGAAGACTGTGGAATTCGTCCGCAATAGCGCTCAAGTCAGGAAGATCATCGAAACGATCCGGCGCACGTCTTCATCATTGATACTGGCGACTTGGGTTTCTCACTGAAACCGGTCGCGGGTTGATGAGGCGTATTAAGTGGCGCATTAAGGATATACTGTGGCAAATCGAAAAATATCGACTGCCGAGCCCTCAATATTAGAAGAATTTTCCGAAAATCGCGTCTAGGCAGCGCGAAATTTCGGCAACTCGGAGATCAAGCGGTGCAACGTGTCGATGGTGGAAAAATCAGCAATGCCATCCACCAGAGCGGGCCGGAAATGGCGCTGGAATGCAGCCACCGCGCCTTCGGTTTTCTCGCAATAATGGCCTGTTATTTCAACGCCGTATCCATACAGCGACAACATGGATTGCAGCGCTTCGACCGGCTGTCCGCTATCGCCCCGCTGAAAGAACCTGCCACCGCCAATGGTTGCTGGAGGAACCCAGTGTCCGACACCGTTTTGCGACAACACGTCCCACGGAAACTTTTCGCCCGGATCGATCTTGCGCACCGGTGCGATATCGGAGTGCCCCAGCACCCGTTCCGGCGCGATGGACCACCGCTCGCCGCAATCGCGACATAATTCGATGACGGCACGGATTTGCGCCTCAGGAAAGTCCGGCAACCCCGCCGGATGCCCGGCATTGGCAATCTCGATACCGATGGAGCGCGAATTGATATCGTTTGAGCCATCCCAAACGCTTTTGCCCGCGTGCCATGCCCGACGCGTTTCCGGCACCAGCTGTATCACCCGGCCATCTTCAAACACGAAGTAATGGCTGGAGACCTGGCTTTCGGGATTGCACAGCCAAGACAGCGCGCTGTCTGCGGTGCCCATGCCGGTATAATGCAGAATGATGATGTCGGGCGCGCTCACATCGATGCGCTCGCCATGGTTTGGCGAAGGCACGACGGTCGCGCCCTTATAGTCCGCAGTGAAATCACTCATGCGACGCGGCGTTCTTTCTCGATGGCCGCATAGGCCGCATTCAACGCCGCCATGCGTTCATTGGCTGCCGCATGCAGTTCCATCGGCACGCCACGCGCAATTAGCTTGTCCGGGTGGTGTTCGGCCACCAGCGAACGATAACGCTTGCGAATATCCATGAAGTCGTCACCAGGCGAAACACCCAGTACACGGTAAGGGTCGCGCCCTTCCATATGCACGTGCCGCGCCATGATCATTTCGAAATGATCTTCGGTGATTCTGAAAATCTCTGCGATGCGGCCCAGAAACGCCATTTCGCGCTCATGAATCAAGCCATCGGCCTTGGCGATATGAAACAGCCCGTCAATCACGCTTTCCAGCATGTCGCAATTCTGTTCGCCCGAACCGCACAGGCCAGACAGGCGCTCTGCATAGGCCTCGTAGCCTGCAACGTCCTGTCGTGCGAGGTTGTAGAGCCGCGCAACGTTTTTGGCTTCCTCTTCAGGAAAGTCGAATATCTGGCGGAATGCTTTAACCTCGGCATCGTTGACCATGCCATCGGCCTTCGCCATCTTGGCGGACAGCGCGATGATGGCGACGGAGAAGGACACCTGACGACGGGTTTCCGGGTCGCCTTCGAAGACGGTTCTGACAGCCTCGATCACGCGTCCAAGCACGTTGCCTGCTGCATCGCCGATTGCGCCGAGCAGCCGTTCCCACAGCGATGAAAGTTGCAAACAGGCGAAATCGTACATCATTCCTCCAAGCATAAGGCCCGATTTGCTGAATGCAATATGCATAACGGTCGCATGCCATTAACTTTTCTTCATCTTGCGATCATATCGACTGACTTGAATTGCTAATACGTCGAGAACGCCAAATCGGTTTTCCACAGGCTGGGATGACCGCCGAAGGTCGCGTGTCAATTGAAACGATTATATCGGCTAACTCATTCAATCGCTTTGAAATTCCGCGATTTTCTTGAGAAATTCACTTTACATGCCACATTCTGTCACGCATCCATTTGCCACGACATCTTTGCAAAGAACTCGAAGGAGAGCCACGATGGCTAAACAGAAAGTCGCAATGTTGACCGCAGGTGGTCTTGCGCCCTGCCTTTCTTCCGCCGTGGGCGGGCTGATCGAACGCTACAGCGACATTGCTCCTGACATCGACATCGTGGCGTACCGCTCCGGTTATCAGGGCGTGCTTCTGGGCGACAGCGTCGACATCACCAAAGATATGCGCGAGAAGGCGCCTCTCTTGCACCGTTACGGCGGCTCGCCCATCGGCAACAGCCGCGTGAAGCTGACCAATGCCGCCGACTGTGCAAAGCGCGGCCTCGTCAAGGAAGGCGAAAACCCCTTGGCCGTCGCGGCAGATCGTCTCGCGAAGGATGGCGTCACCATTCTCCACACCATAGGTGGCGATGACACCAATACGACAGCCGCCGATCTTGCGGCCTATCTCGGTGCCAACGGCTATAATCTTACTGTCGTCGGCCTACCGAAGACGGTCGATAACGACGTCGTGCCGATCAAGCAGTCGCTGGGCGCATGGACCGCAGCCGAAGTCGGCGCGAACTTCTTCGACAATGTCAGCAACGAGCAGAGTGCCGCACCCAAGACCTTCGTCATTCACGAAGTCATGGGCCGCCACTGCGGCTGGCTGACGGCGGCAACCGCCCGCGCCTATATCCAGAAGACAAAAGGCAATGAATATGTCGAAGGTCTGTTGATGGGCGAGCAACTCAAGAGCATCGATGGCCTATACCTGCCGGAAATGGCATTCGATATCAAAGCCGAAGCCGAGCGCCTGAAGAAGATTATGGACGATACCGGCTTCGTCACCCTGTTCGTTTCGGAAGGTGCCGGTCTCGATTCCATCGTTGCCGAGCGTGAAGCGGCTGGCGACACCGTCAAGCGCGATGCCTTCGGCCACGTCAAGATCGATACGATCAATGTCGGCGGCTGGTTCCAGAAGCAGTTCGCGGGCCTCATCGGTGCGGAACGCACCATGGTGCAGAAATCCGGCTATTACGCCCGCTCCGCCCCGGCCAATGGCGAAGACCTTCGCCTCATCCAGAGCATGGTCGATCTGGCCGTCGAAAGCGCCTTGAACAAGGTGTCCGGTGTGACCGGCCATGACGAGGATCAGGGCGGCAAGCTGCGCACCATCGAGTTTCCACGCATCAAGGGCGGCAAGCACTTCGACCTGTCGACTCCATGGTTCGGTGATGTGATGAGCCACATCGGCCAGCCCTACAAGGCCGCCTGACCGCACACTCCATCCGTCTTTACGCCGCATTATGCGATCAAGCTGATCCACTGTGGCGTAAACACACCGCCCCGACGATATCTGTCATCGGCCTAGAAATCCGTTTTGGTTTCGGGGCCGATGCTGTATTCTTGACGAAAATGACGTCGGGGAGGGCAAGGAGGAAAGCATATGTCCGCACAAGTCTGGCTGGTCTTTTGTGCAGCCTGTGTGATTCTGTTCGCATTGCCCTCGCCCATCTCGTTCAAAGTCGCGAGCTACGCCGCCATTCGCGGTAAGCGCGCCCTCGTCGCTGCCGTCACAGGCGCAACGCTCGGCATCGTCACCACCGTTACAGCCGCAGCCATTATCGTCGCAGGCGCGGAGTTTCTCCCCTCTCCTGTTCTTTATATCGCGCAGTGGGCTGGCACCGGCTGGCTGATGCTGTTCAGCCTGTGGACGATTGCAACGCCCGCCGCCCGCGAAGCCAATGCCGACAACGACAATCTGCGCGGCAAGACGTTCGGCACCATCTTCACTGATTGCTTCGTCCAGGCATCGCTGCGTCTGCGCTATTTCGGCTTCTTCGTAGCCTTCCTCGTGCAATTCGTTAACGGCACCCGCGATGTGGTGGAAATGGTGACACAAATGCAGGCCGTCGTCCTGCTCATGGCCTTCGTCTGCATCCTCGCCCAGGCCTGCTTTGCTCGCTTCACCATCCGCTCCGTGCGGCGCATGTCGGTCGCCAAAAAGCTGAAAAATCCCCGCCGTACGCACTTCATCGCAGGCCGTGCCGTCACCGCCGGATACCGCCGTATCGCTGCCTGAAAATTCACTGTCACGTCCCGGCTTGCCGGAATCCTTACGATAGGTTAATGATCGCCGGATAGGGACTGCCTGCTTCGTTTGAAACGGGGGTATCAAGTGACAGGCGCACTCAAAGGCGGCAGCATGAAAATTTCAGGCAATTTTCGTCGAAAATCGGCGCTACTTCTGTCGTCCACGGTGGGCATCGCGCTGACACTGGCAGGATGCACCAGCGTCGAAGTGGCATCCAAGAGCGATGCGCTACAGCCGAAAATCGCCTCAGCGCCCCAGACACCCGCAAGCGTAACGACCGACGCCCAGGCCGCCTCAGCAGGCACGACCGCCCCCGTCGAAGTTGCGTCCAACACAGCAACTGAAACACTGCCCACCACCGCCGCCGTCAAGGGTGGCCGCGTGGCGCTTCCGCCAGCAGCGGAAATCGCAGCAGCCGCCGCCATAGACGCACAAATTCAGCCACAGGCCCAGACGACGGTTGAGGCCCAGCAGGTCGCACTCACAGCGCCAGCTGCACCTACACCTGCAACGACTGCGGTCATGCATCAGGCCAACACTGCCGCCCTGCCCCAGGTCGTTGCCATGAAGGGCAGCTTCCCACCGGCCCCTGGCGCGCCGGGAACACCTTCGGCTGCTGCCGTTCCACTGACAGAAGAGATGATGAAGCAGCAGAGCGTCATCCCGGTTCCGAAGCCGCAGGGCGCTATGCTCGCCTATGCCTCGGCCCCGCAAAATGCAGCGCTCGCCGCCATCAGCACCCGTGAAGGCCTGACCACCGCACCGGACGCCCCCACGATGATGGGTCGCCAGAAGCTCAGCGGCCTCATCAGCAAATACGCCACCATGTATGACGTGCCGGAAGATCTCGTGCACCGCGTGGTCATGCGCGAAAGCCGCTACAATCCCCGCGCCGTCAACGGCGGCCACTTCGGCCTCATGCAAATCAAACACGCCACAGCCCGCTCCATGGGCTTCGACGGCCCCGCCTCCGGCCTTTTCGACGCAGAAACCAACCTCAAATATGCCGTGAAATACCTGCGCGGCGCATGGATGGTTGCCGATAATGACCGCGACAATGCCGTCAGGCTCTACGCCCGCGGCTATTATTACGACGCCAAGCGCAAGGGCATGCTGCACGTGTTACGGAAGTAACGGCGGCTCGATCTTTTCCAATCATTGAATGTCGGCACATGGGGCTCCCCCCCTCTGCCCTGCCGGGCATCTCCCCCTCAGGTGGGGAGATCGAATCGTAGCAAGCTCTCGCCCATCTTGAACGTTGCGGATGGGATTAGGTGCGCGCGCCCAGCCGATCTCCCCACCTGAGGGGGAGATGGCCGGCAGGCCAGAGGGGGGTAAGCCAAGCCCGCCAACGTTTAATGCAGCATCCACACCCCGTCATCAAACTGTTGCGTCTCATCGCTAAACGCCTCTCAACCGAATGAGAGGTCGAATCCCATGACGAGTGTCGCGCCGAAGACCGGTTTCAGCAAAAACGTAAAACTCAAAGCCGCCCTCCTCCAGCACAAGGCCCTGTCCACCAGCGGCCTGTCGGAGCGCCTGTTCGGCGTGCTGTTTTCCGGTCTTGTCTATCCGCAAATCTGGGAGGACCCGGATGTCGACATGCAGGCCATGGAACTGCGCGAAGGCCACAGCATCGTTACCATCGGGTCAGGCGGCTGCAACGTGCTGGCCTATCTGTCGCGCCATCCCGCACGCATCGATGTCGTCGATCTCAATCCGCACCACATCGCGCTGAACAAGCTCAAACTCGCCGCCTTCCGCCATCTGCCTGCACATGGTGACGTTGTACGCCAGTTTGGCGTGGCGAATGTGCGCTCCAACAGCGATGGCTATGATCGCTTCATCGCCCCGCATCTGGATGCCCAGACCCGCGCCTATTGGTCCAGACGCACCCTGACGGGCCGTCGTCGCATCTCCGTATTCGACCGCAATATCTACCGCACCGGCCTGCTTGGCCGCTTCATCGGCGCGGGCCACGTTCTGGCGCGCCTGCACGGCGTCAAGCTTCAGGACATGGCGAATGCTCGCTCCATCGACGAGCAGCGGCAGTTCTTCGACAGCAAGGTCGCACCTCTCTTCGACAAGCCGATGATTCGCTGGCTGACGAAGCGTAAAAGCTCGCTGTTCGGCCTGGGCATTCCACCGCGCCAGTATGATGAGCTTGCAAGCCTTTCCGACGGCAACACGATTGCGCCGGTGCTGCGCCAGCGCCTCGAAAAACTGGCGTGCGACTTCCCGCTGAAGGATAACTACTTCGCCTGGCAGGCCTTCGCGCGCCGCTATCCTCAGTCACAGGAGGGCGCCCTGCCGGATTATCTGCGTCAGGATTACTATGCGGCAATTCGCGAAAACGCGGCCCGTGTGCATGTCCACCACGCGACCTTCACCGAACTGCTGGCCACAAAGCCTGCCTCATCGGTTGATCGCTACGTGCTGCTCGATGCGCAGGACTGGATGACCGATACGCAGATCAACGAGCTGTGGTCGCAGATCAGCCGCACGGCGGCACCTGACGCCCGCGTCATTTTCCGTACTGCGGCGGAAAAAAGCGTCATCGAGGGACGCCTCTCGCCGGATGTCGCCGCGCAGTGGACCTATCTCGCGGAGCGTTCGCAGGAGCTGAACGCGCGGGACCGTTCCGCCATTTACGGCGGCTTCCACATTTACCAGAGGGCCCAGGCATGAAGAGCATCGGCGATAATATCAGCCTCGGCGATGTCAAACACGCCAACCTGATGGACCGCATGTACCGCCACCAGCGGCACATCTACGATATAACCCGCAAATACTACCTTCTGGGCCGCGATACCACCATCGACAGGCTGGACGTTCCCCAGGGCGGCAGTCTGCTGGAAATCGGCTGCGGCACGGGCCGCAACCTCCTGCGCGCCTCCCGGCTATTTCCCACTGCAAAGCTCTACGGCCTCGATATTTCCGCCGAGATGCTGACGACCGCCAGCGAGAATTTCGGCGGCCATCGCGAACGCCCCATCCTGCGCGTTTCCGACGCCACCACCTTCAAGCCCAGCGAATTCAGCCGCACCAACGGCTTTGACCGTGTGATGATTTCCTACGCCGTGTCGATGATACCGGATTGGGAAAAGGCAATCGAACGCGCCGTGCTGGCACTTGCCCCCGGCGGTTCGCTGCACATCGTGGATTTTGGCCAGCAGGAAGACCTGCCCCGCTGGTTCCGCAGCCTGCTTCAGGCCTGGCTCACGAAATTTCACGTCACGCCACGCAACAACATGCGCTACGTGCTGGAAGCCATCGCAGGCACCCACAATGCCACACTGGAGTTCCAGCCAATCATGCGTGGTTACGCATGGCGCGCTGTGCTGACGCTGCAGAAGGGTTGAAGTCGAAACATAGCCCACGGCAGTGGGTGTGGCTCACCCCCCTTGTAACTTCCCTTCACCGTCATTTGGGTGTGTACTGTCCAGTGCGGTGGCGGATGTGAGACCGAAGCCCCTTAGGGACACCAAGCCCGTGGCAGAGCCCGGTCGTGCATCCGCCGTTCCATCGAACCCGAACAGTCGCCAGGGCCGCTTGCGCGAGCAAAGCCCGCTTAGGCAAGGATGGGATAAGATGGATATTATCGTTGGTATAGATGTCTCCAAGGATCGCCTCGACGTTGCGGTTTCACCCTCAGGTACAAGC from the Agrobacterium vaccinii genome contains:
- a CDS encoding NAD(P)/FAD-dependent oxidoreductase; this encodes MATQFKYIVVGAGMMGAAAARHLAGKTDGVALIGPREPADIKNHTGVFASHYDAARITRTIDGNADWARLANRSIARYAEIERESGVEFYGEVGCLIVGKKRGTGFDYIENVCAAAETLGVATEILDDVALADRFPYFAFESGCEGVFERRNAGWVNPREMVRAQIVSAEKRGVTRIDDIAVSVREEGGVATVTTASGQVYTAEKVIVAAGGFSVAEGLLPQKLEMQVNGRTVAFFEIPDDELHRYAGMPSLIYEPADPRKHIYLLPPVRYPYGKTYLKIGGEPVDIVLNGDREIREWFRSGGSAKVRDDFSDIIETLIPSIDRSRISMAACVTSYTPSGFPAIGYTASPSIAVLTGGCGTAAKSSDEIGRLGAELLVEGRIIDTEYAADFAPAFSA
- a CDS encoding lytic transglycosylase domain-containing protein, with product MRRMIVAVSACLAMLAAQSGPVFAKDDVKTKTVTLETYFRKPGYPIPEKTLPTGLKNNYSDLIVKYAKRYGVPTNLAHAVVSVESKFNPKARGSAGEVGLMQIKPATARMMGYRGTTKALYDPETNIRWGMQYLATAHQLGGGQVCDTILRYNAGHGATRMNPVSKRYCGKVQAILEG
- a CDS encoding FAD-dependent oxidoreductase; protein product: MADFKYIVVGAGMMGAAAARHLSAQTDGVALIGPAEPLDIKSHNGVFSSHYDEARITRGFDGDPVWAELAKRSIARYAEIEAKSGIRFYHETGCLFTGNGKGLGGDYVAGAMAARDRLGLTVEEYAASQIGARFPMFSLPDDHDGWFEPRNAGYVNPRALVKAQVAIAERQGATLIRETVVSIDDTASGVEVVTNEGQRYTADKVIVAAGGFTNMADLLPSKVDMAATGRTIAFFELDEQKQRDFVGMPSTIVLAENADDIVYILPPVLYPDGKTYLKIGGESEKSRLETLDEAVRWFHSDGTASEVAFLERRAIELMPKLEGCPVTSGSCVASITRTGYPYIGYTQSSNIAVLTGGNFVSAKSSDEIGRLGAVLLLDGQLTEENFAGQVGPVFV
- a CDS encoding N-acetylmuramoyl-L-alanine amidase — its product is MSDFTADYKGATVVPSPNHGERIDVSAPDIIILHYTGMGTADSALSWLCNPESQVSSHYFVFEDGRVIQLVPETRRAWHAGKSVWDGSNDINSRSIGIEIANAGHPAGLPDFPEAQIRAVIELCRDCGERWSIAPERVLGHSDIAPVRKIDPGEKFPWDVLSQNGVGHWVPPATIGGGRFFQRGDSGQPVEALQSMLSLYGYGVEITGHYCEKTEGAVAAFQRHFRPALVDGIADFSTIDTLHRLISELPKFRAA
- a CDS encoding DUF3419 family protein — translated: MTSVAPKTGFSKNVKLKAALLQHKALSTSGLSERLFGVLFSGLVYPQIWEDPDVDMQAMELREGHSIVTIGSGGCNVLAYLSRHPARIDVVDLNPHHIALNKLKLAAFRHLPAHGDVVRQFGVANVRSNSDGYDRFIAPHLDAQTRAYWSRRTLTGRRRISVFDRNIYRTGLLGRFIGAGHVLARLHGVKLQDMANARSIDEQRQFFDSKVAPLFDKPMIRWLTKRKSSLFGLGIPPRQYDELASLSDGNTIAPVLRQRLEKLACDFPLKDNYFAWQAFARRYPQSQEGALPDYLRQDYYAAIRENAARVHVHHATFTELLATKPASSVDRYVLLDAQDWMTDTQINELWSQISRTAAPDARVIFRTAAEKSVIEGRLSPDVAAQWTYLAERSQELNARDRSAIYGGFHIYQRAQA
- a CDS encoding class I SAM-dependent methyltransferase, which translates into the protein MKSIGDNISLGDVKHANLMDRMYRHQRHIYDITRKYYLLGRDTTIDRLDVPQGGSLLEIGCGTGRNLLRASRLFPTAKLYGLDISAEMLTTASENFGGHRERPILRVSDATTFKPSEFSRTNGFDRVMISYAVSMIPDWEKAIERAVLALAPGGSLHIVDFGQQEDLPRWFRSLLQAWLTKFHVTPRNNMRYVLEAIAGTHNATLEFQPIMRGYAWRAVLTLQKG
- a CDS encoding lytic transglycosylase domain-containing protein translates to MKISGNFRRKSALLLSSTVGIALTLAGCTSVEVASKSDALQPKIASAPQTPASVTTDAQAASAGTTAPVEVASNTATETLPTTAAVKGGRVALPPAAEIAAAAAIDAQIQPQAQTTVEAQQVALTAPAAPTPATTAVMHQANTAALPQVVAMKGSFPPAPGAPGTPSAAAVPLTEEMMKQQSVIPVPKPQGAMLAYASAPQNAALAAISTREGLTTAPDAPTMMGRQKLSGLISKYATMYDVPEDLVHRVVMRESRYNPRAVNGGHFGLMQIKHATARSMGFDGPASGLFDAETNLKYAVKYLRGAWMVADNDRDNAVRLYARGYYYDAKRKGMLHVLRK
- a CDS encoding pyrophosphate--fructose-6-phosphate 1-phosphotransferase — encoded protein: MAKQKVAMLTAGGLAPCLSSAVGGLIERYSDIAPDIDIVAYRSGYQGVLLGDSVDITKDMREKAPLLHRYGGSPIGNSRVKLTNAADCAKRGLVKEGENPLAVAADRLAKDGVTILHTIGGDDTNTTAADLAAYLGANGYNLTVVGLPKTVDNDVVPIKQSLGAWTAAEVGANFFDNVSNEQSAAPKTFVIHEVMGRHCGWLTAATARAYIQKTKGNEYVEGLLMGEQLKSIDGLYLPEMAFDIKAEAERLKKIMDDTGFVTLFVSEGAGLDSIVAEREAAGDTVKRDAFGHVKIDTINVGGWFQKQFAGLIGAERTMVQKSGYYARSAPANGEDLRLIQSMVDLAVESALNKVSGVTGHDEDQGGKLRTIEFPRIKGGKHFDLSTPWFGDVMSHIGQPYKAA
- a CDS encoding LysE family translocator; translation: MSAQVWLVFCAACVILFALPSPISFKVASYAAIRGKRALVAAVTGATLGIVTTVTAAAIIVAGAEFLPSPVLYIAQWAGTGWLMLFSLWTIATPAAREANADNDNLRGKTFGTIFTDCFVQASLRLRYFGFFVAFLVQFVNGTRDVVEMVTQMQAVVLLMAFVCILAQACFARFTIRSVRRMSVAKKLKNPRRTHFIAGRAVTAGYRRIAA
- a CDS encoding J domain-containing protein, with the protein product MMYDFACLQLSSLWERLLGAIGDAAGNVLGRVIEAVRTVFEGDPETRRQVSFSVAIIALSAKMAKADGMVNDAEVKAFRQIFDFPEEEAKNVARLYNLARQDVAGYEAYAERLSGLCGSGEQNCDMLESVIDGLFHIAKADGLIHEREMAFLGRIAEIFRITEDHFEMIMARHVHMEGRDPYRVLGVSPGDDFMDIRKRYRSLVAEHHPDKLIARGVPMELHAAANERMAALNAAYAAIEKERRVA